The stretch of DNA GCTACCAACTCAACGACTGCCTAAAACCCTACTTGCTAGGGCTTAGTAAGAATTTCACGCAGATCCCCTTACAGCACATTTTGCCCATAAGAAGCGGTTATGCGATCCGCATTTATCAAATGCTTTTGAGCGAACTCAAGCAAAACCGCAACGAAGTGGATCTGTATCTAATCAATCT from Pseudodesulfovibrio sp. JC047 encodes:
- a CDS encoding replication initiation protein, translated to YQLNDCLKPYLLGLSKNFTQIPLQHILPIRSGYAIRIYQMLLSELKQNRNEVDLYLINLQDVLCVPKSYYKWKDFKNNVLEPSLKEINATTDIVAGYRTKKERH